Proteins from a single region of Takifugu rubripes chromosome 4, fTakRub1.2, whole genome shotgun sequence:
- the unc5b gene encoding netrin receptor UNC5B isoform X3, translating to MLSVGMQSRQGVAPLILLLLVVCCAESSDYSDAEVLPDSFPSAPAEPLPEFLLEPEDAFIVKNRPVQLRCRASPATQIYFKCNGEWVNQNDHITRESLDQITGLVVREVEISVSRTQVEELFGLEDYWCQCVAWSSAGTTKSNRAYVRIAYLRKNFEQEPLGREVRLEQEVLLQCRPPEGMPAAEVDWLKNEDAIDPSQDSNFLITIDHDLIIKQARLSDTANYTCVARNVVAKRRSSTATLIVYVSGGWSSWTEWSECNAQCGRGWQRRTRSCTNPAPLNGGAFCEGPPFQRVTCTTLCPVDGGWTEWAKWSACGTECTHWRSRECQAPPPRNGGKHCSGSMMESKNCTEGLCARSLAPDTGVAVYAGLVGALLLCVILVLCVGVLAYRRRCRHLHGDITDSSSALTAAFHPGNYKPSRQDNPNPLHPSAPPDLTATAGTFRGPLFSLQQGANDSPHKIPMTTSPLLDPLPSLKIKVYNSSTLSSLELPADVRSDGEILSLNSVGTVGRERDYYSHTLSREPGLSTSATLGNLGGRLTIPNTGVSLLVPPGTIPQGKFYEMYLIINKWDKMTLPSEGSQTVLSPVVSCGPSGMLLNRPVVLTLPHCAQLDTPTPDWTLTLKTQTHQGAWEEVLTVGEETLSSPCYLQLEEECCHVLMEQLGTYGLVGQSCPPQPACKRLQLALFAPRAPCLSLDYSLRIYCIHDTPHALKDVLDLERSLGGVLLEDPKPLLFKDSYHNLRLSIHDIPHTHWRSKLLAKYQEIPFYHIWSGSQRPLHCTFSLERSSLAVSQLTCKICVRQVEGEGQIFQLHTDIQEVVKRRRCHKILSSAFEKNDALRSFQTLPPHSPLPSGGSCPPSSQVGPYAFRLPDSIRQKICASLDVPSARGCDWRLLARSLGFDRYLNYFATKPSPTGVLLDLWEACHQADADLVSLATALEDMGKSEVLVVMTTDGDC from the exons AGAGCAGCGACTACAGCGATGCTGAGGTCCTCCCGGATTCCTTCCCGTCGGCCCCAGCGGAGCCCCTCCCAGAGTTTCTGCTGGAGCCGGAGGACGCCTTCATCGTGAAGAACCGCCCGGTGCAGCTGCGGTGTCGGGCGTCGCCGGCCACCCAGATCTACTTCAAATGTAATGGGGAATGGGTCAATCAGAACGATCACATTACCAGAGAGAGCCTGGATCAGATCACGG GTCTGGTGGTGAGGGAGGTGGAAATTTCAGTGTCTCGAacccaggtggaggagctgtTCGGACTGGAGGATTACTGGTGCCAGTGTGTGGCCTGGAGCTCGGCCGGCACCACCAAGAGCAACCGCGCCTATGTTCGCATCGCAT ACCTGAGGAAGAACTTTGAGCAGGAGCCGCTGGGGCGGGAGGTGCGTCTTGAGCAGGAGGTGCTCCTGCAGTGTCGCCCCCCAGAGGGCATGCCTGCTGCTGAG GTGGACTGGCTGAAGAACGAGGACGCCATCGATCCTTCGCAGGACTCCAACTTTCTGATCACCATTGATCACGATCTGATCATCAAACAGGCCAGACTCTCCGACACCGCGAACTACACCTGCGTGGCTCGTAACGTGGTGGCCAAAAGACGCAGCAGCACGGCTACGCTTATCGTTTATG tgagcggagGCTGGTCTTCTTGGACCGAGTGGTCAGAGTGCAATGCTCAGTGTGGGCGGGGCTGGCAGCGGCGCACACGTAGCTGCACCAATCCGGCGCCTTTGAATGGAGGCGCCTTCTGTGAGGGCCCGCCCTTCCAGCGGGTGACCTGCACCACGCTGTGCCCAG TGGATGGTGGTTGGACAGAGTGGGCAAAGTGGTCGGCCTGTGGGACAGAGTGCACCCACTGGCGCAGTCGCGAGTGCCAAGCCCCACCTCCCAGGAACGGAGGGAAACACTGCAGCGGGAGCATGATGGAGAGCAAAAACTGCACTGAGGGGCTGTGTGCGCGCT CCCTCGCCCCTGACACCGGCGTAGCCGTCTATGCTGGTCTAGTGGGGGCCTTGCTGCTGTGCGTGATACTGGTCTTGTGCGTGGGAGTGCTCGCATATCGGCGGAGGTGCCGCCATCTCCACGGAGACATCACCGATTCTTCATCTGCTCTAACCGCCGCCTTCCACCCTGGCAACTACAAGCCCTCCAGACAGG ataaccccaaccctctgcaTCCCTCAGCTCCCCCAGATCTGACGGCCACAGCGGGGACGTTCCGAGGGCCACTCTTCTCCCTGCAGCAGGGGGCCAACGACAGCCCTCACAAGATCCCCATGACCACCTCTCCCCTGCTGGACCCGCTGCCCAGTCTCAAAATCAAGGTGTACAACTCCTCCACGCTCTCCTCCCTGGAGCTGCCTGCAGATGTGCGCTCGGATGGCGAGATCCTGAGTCTGAATTCAGTGGGAACGGTGGGTCGAGAACGGGACTATTACAGCCACACCCTGTCCAGGGAGCCTGGGCTGAGCACCAGTGCCACGCTGGGCAACCTGGGAGGCCGCCTGACCATCCCTAATACGG GTGTGAGCCTGTTGGTCCCACCTGGCACAATCCCCCAGGGAAAGTTCTATGAGATGTACCTCATTATCAACAAATGGGACAAAATGAC GCTCCCATCAGAGGGCAGTCAGACTGTCCTGAGTCCTGTGGTGAGCTGTGGCCCGTCAGGCATGCTGCTGAACCGTCCCGTGGTTCTCACTTTACCCCACTGTGCCCAGCTCGACACCCCTACCCCCGACTGGACCCTCACCCTCAAGACGCAAACGCACCAGGGGGCCTGGGAG GAGGTGCTGACAGTAGGAGAGGAGACCTTGTCCTCCCCGTGCtacctgcagctggaggaagagtgcTGTCATGTTCTCATGGAGCAGCTGGGAACATACGGCCTAGTGGGCCAGTCCTGCCCCCCACAGCCGGCGTGTAAACGCCTGCAGCTGGCGCTGTTCGCCCCGCGCGCGCCATGTCTGTCCCTCGACTACAGCCTCCGCATCTACTGCATCCACGACACCCCACATGCACtcaag GACGTGCTGGATCTGGAGAGGAGCTTAGGCGGAGTGCTGCTGGAGGATCCTAAACCGCTGCTTTTCAAAGACAGCTACCACAATCTACGACTGTCCATCCACGACATTCCTCACACTCACTGGAGAAGCAAACTGCTCGCAAAGTATCAG GAGATCCCGTTTTATCACATCTGGAGTGGCAGCCAGAGACCCTTACACTGCACCTTCAGCCTGGAGAGAAGCAGCCTGGCAGTGTCACAGCTCACCTGTAAGATCTGTGTCAGACAGGTGGAAGGGGAAGGACAGATATTCCAGCTGCACACAGATATTCAGGAGGTAGTGAAAAGACGACGATGCCATAAAATCCTCTCGTCTGCATTTGAAAAAAATGACGCGCTCCGCTCGTTCCAGACTCTGCCGCCACACTCGCCCCTGCCGTCAGGAGGAAGCTGCCCACCTTCCTCTCAAGTGGGACCCTACGCCTTCCGTTTGCCCGACTCGATCCGCCAGAAGATCTGCGCCAGTCTGGACGTCCCCAGCGCTCGAGGGTGTGACTGGCGGCTGTTAGCGCGCAGCCTCGGTTTTGACAG gtACTTGAACTACTTTGCGACAAAGCCCAGCCCTACAGGTGTTCTTCTAGACTTGTGGGAAGCCTGTCACCAAGCGGATGCAGACCTGGTCTCTCTGGCAACCGCACTTGAAGACATGGGCAAAAGCGAGGTGCTGGTTGTCATGACAACGGACGGGGACTGTTGA
- the unc5b gene encoding netrin receptor UNC5B isoform X2: protein MLSVGMQSRQGVAPLILLLLVVCCAESSDYSDAEVLPDSFPSAPAEPLPEFLLEPEDAFIVKNRPVQLRCRASPATQIYFKCNGEWVNQNDHITRESLDQITGLVVREVEISVSRTQVEELFGLEDYWCQCVAWSSAGTTKSNRAYVRIAYLRKNFEQEPLGREVRLEQEVLLQCRPPEGMPAAEVDWLKNEDAIDPSQDSNFLITIDHDLIIKQARLSDTANYTCVARNVVAKRRSSTATLIVYVSGGWSSWTEWSECNAQCGRGWQRRTRSCTNPAPLNGGAFCEGPPFQRVTCTTLCPVDGGWTEWAKWSACGTECTHWRSRECQAPPPRNGGKHCSGSMMESKNCTEGLCARYKKVSIEHASHPLAPDTGVAVYAGLVGALLLCVILVLCVGVLAYRRRCRHLHGDITDSSSALTAAFHPGNYKPSRQAPPDLTATAGTFRGPLFSLQQGANDSPHKIPMTTSPLLDPLPSLKIKVYNSSTLSSLELPADVRSDGEILSLNSVGTVGRERDYYSHTLSREPGLSTSATLGNLGGRLTIPNTGVSLLVPPGTIPQGKFYEMYLIINKWDKMTLPSEGSQTVLSPVVSCGPSGMLLNRPVVLTLPHCAQLDTPTPDWTLTLKTQTHQGAWEEVLTVGEETLSSPCYLQLEEECCHVLMEQLGTYGLVGQSCPPQPACKRLQLALFAPRAPCLSLDYSLRIYCIHDTPHALKDVLDLERSLGGVLLEDPKPLLFKDSYHNLRLSIHDIPHTHWRSKLLAKYQEIPFYHIWSGSQRPLHCTFSLERSSLAVSQLTCKICVRQVEGEGQIFQLHTDIQEVVKRRRCHKILSSAFEKNDALRSFQTLPPHSPLPSGGSCPPSSQVGPYAFRLPDSIRQKICASLDVPSARGCDWRLLARSLGFDRYLNYFATKPSPTGVLLDLWEACHQADADLVSLATALEDMGKSEVLVVMTTDGDC, encoded by the exons AGAGCAGCGACTACAGCGATGCTGAGGTCCTCCCGGATTCCTTCCCGTCGGCCCCAGCGGAGCCCCTCCCAGAGTTTCTGCTGGAGCCGGAGGACGCCTTCATCGTGAAGAACCGCCCGGTGCAGCTGCGGTGTCGGGCGTCGCCGGCCACCCAGATCTACTTCAAATGTAATGGGGAATGGGTCAATCAGAACGATCACATTACCAGAGAGAGCCTGGATCAGATCACGG GTCTGGTGGTGAGGGAGGTGGAAATTTCAGTGTCTCGAacccaggtggaggagctgtTCGGACTGGAGGATTACTGGTGCCAGTGTGTGGCCTGGAGCTCGGCCGGCACCACCAAGAGCAACCGCGCCTATGTTCGCATCGCAT ACCTGAGGAAGAACTTTGAGCAGGAGCCGCTGGGGCGGGAGGTGCGTCTTGAGCAGGAGGTGCTCCTGCAGTGTCGCCCCCCAGAGGGCATGCCTGCTGCTGAG GTGGACTGGCTGAAGAACGAGGACGCCATCGATCCTTCGCAGGACTCCAACTTTCTGATCACCATTGATCACGATCTGATCATCAAACAGGCCAGACTCTCCGACACCGCGAACTACACCTGCGTGGCTCGTAACGTGGTGGCCAAAAGACGCAGCAGCACGGCTACGCTTATCGTTTATG tgagcggagGCTGGTCTTCTTGGACCGAGTGGTCAGAGTGCAATGCTCAGTGTGGGCGGGGCTGGCAGCGGCGCACACGTAGCTGCACCAATCCGGCGCCTTTGAATGGAGGCGCCTTCTGTGAGGGCCCGCCCTTCCAGCGGGTGACCTGCACCACGCTGTGCCCAG TGGATGGTGGTTGGACAGAGTGGGCAAAGTGGTCGGCCTGTGGGACAGAGTGCACCCACTGGCGCAGTCGCGAGTGCCAAGCCCCACCTCCCAGGAACGGAGGGAAACACTGCAGCGGGAGCATGATGGAGAGCAAAAACTGCACTGAGGGGCTGTGTGCGCGCT ATAAAAAGGTTTCTATTGAACATGCAAGCCATC CCCTCGCCCCTGACACCGGCGTAGCCGTCTATGCTGGTCTAGTGGGGGCCTTGCTGCTGTGCGTGATACTGGTCTTGTGCGTGGGAGTGCTCGCATATCGGCGGAGGTGCCGCCATCTCCACGGAGACATCACCGATTCTTCATCTGCTCTAACCGCCGCCTTCCACCCTGGCAACTACAAGCCCTCCAGACAGG CTCCCCCAGATCTGACGGCCACAGCGGGGACGTTCCGAGGGCCACTCTTCTCCCTGCAGCAGGGGGCCAACGACAGCCCTCACAAGATCCCCATGACCACCTCTCCCCTGCTGGACCCGCTGCCCAGTCTCAAAATCAAGGTGTACAACTCCTCCACGCTCTCCTCCCTGGAGCTGCCTGCAGATGTGCGCTCGGATGGCGAGATCCTGAGTCTGAATTCAGTGGGAACGGTGGGTCGAGAACGGGACTATTACAGCCACACCCTGTCCAGGGAGCCTGGGCTGAGCACCAGTGCCACGCTGGGCAACCTGGGAGGCCGCCTGACCATCCCTAATACGG GTGTGAGCCTGTTGGTCCCACCTGGCACAATCCCCCAGGGAAAGTTCTATGAGATGTACCTCATTATCAACAAATGGGACAAAATGAC GCTCCCATCAGAGGGCAGTCAGACTGTCCTGAGTCCTGTGGTGAGCTGTGGCCCGTCAGGCATGCTGCTGAACCGTCCCGTGGTTCTCACTTTACCCCACTGTGCCCAGCTCGACACCCCTACCCCCGACTGGACCCTCACCCTCAAGACGCAAACGCACCAGGGGGCCTGGGAG GAGGTGCTGACAGTAGGAGAGGAGACCTTGTCCTCCCCGTGCtacctgcagctggaggaagagtgcTGTCATGTTCTCATGGAGCAGCTGGGAACATACGGCCTAGTGGGCCAGTCCTGCCCCCCACAGCCGGCGTGTAAACGCCTGCAGCTGGCGCTGTTCGCCCCGCGCGCGCCATGTCTGTCCCTCGACTACAGCCTCCGCATCTACTGCATCCACGACACCCCACATGCACtcaag GACGTGCTGGATCTGGAGAGGAGCTTAGGCGGAGTGCTGCTGGAGGATCCTAAACCGCTGCTTTTCAAAGACAGCTACCACAATCTACGACTGTCCATCCACGACATTCCTCACACTCACTGGAGAAGCAAACTGCTCGCAAAGTATCAG GAGATCCCGTTTTATCACATCTGGAGTGGCAGCCAGAGACCCTTACACTGCACCTTCAGCCTGGAGAGAAGCAGCCTGGCAGTGTCACAGCTCACCTGTAAGATCTGTGTCAGACAGGTGGAAGGGGAAGGACAGATATTCCAGCTGCACACAGATATTCAGGAGGTAGTGAAAAGACGACGATGCCATAAAATCCTCTCGTCTGCATTTGAAAAAAATGACGCGCTCCGCTCGTTCCAGACTCTGCCGCCACACTCGCCCCTGCCGTCAGGAGGAAGCTGCCCACCTTCCTCTCAAGTGGGACCCTACGCCTTCCGTTTGCCCGACTCGATCCGCCAGAAGATCTGCGCCAGTCTGGACGTCCCCAGCGCTCGAGGGTGTGACTGGCGGCTGTTAGCGCGCAGCCTCGGTTTTGACAG gtACTTGAACTACTTTGCGACAAAGCCCAGCCCTACAGGTGTTCTTCTAGACTTGTGGGAAGCCTGTCACCAAGCGGATGCAGACCTGGTCTCTCTGGCAACCGCACTTGAAGACATGGGCAAAAGCGAGGTGCTGGTTGTCATGACAACGGACGGGGACTGTTGA